In a single window of the Halobaculum lipolyticum genome:
- a CDS encoding carbohydrate ABC transporter permease: MATEEYGSDVGPHGGGVSGRISDWVNDHIRTVLLGPSLIALFIVFIYPAVMLLWLSLLNTRGFGETFEPAYNYGRIFTDPTFWNAVENTLVYSFGSLFVSVGAGLVIALALNKLTADRLRNTYTTLILLSWAVPLSIVGVTWRWMFNGQLGVVNRVLLDLGLLSSTFSWLTTSSTAMGVIILADSWSRIPFAAIVLLAGLQSIPQEMYDAAKVDGATSFQTFRNVTLPYLRPSFFVAGLITWMFAFRAFAIPFSTTGGGPGGATETLAIYIHRFGIQLLDYGFASAVAVFLVAVTLVVAAGYVYFILERMEEIEV; this comes from the coding sequence ATGGCGACTGAGGAGTACGGGAGCGACGTCGGCCCGCACGGCGGCGGGGTCAGCGGCCGGATCTCCGACTGGGTGAACGACCACATCCGGACGGTGCTGCTCGGCCCGTCGCTGATCGCGCTGTTCATCGTGTTCATCTACCCGGCGGTGATGCTGCTGTGGCTGTCGCTGCTGAACACCCGTGGCTTCGGGGAGACGTTCGAGCCGGCGTACAACTACGGGCGCATCTTCACCGACCCGACGTTCTGGAACGCCGTCGAGAACACGCTCGTGTACTCGTTCGGCTCGCTGTTCGTCTCCGTCGGCGCGGGGCTGGTCATCGCGTTGGCGCTCAACAAGCTGACCGCCGACCGGCTCAGGAACACCTACACCACGCTGATCCTGCTGTCGTGGGCGGTGCCGCTGTCCATCGTCGGCGTCACCTGGCGGTGGATGTTCAACGGGCAACTGGGCGTGGTGAACCGCGTCCTGCTCGACCTGGGACTGCTGTCGAGTACGTTCTCGTGGCTCACGACGTCCTCGACCGCGATGGGGGTGATCATCCTCGCGGACTCGTGGTCGCGGATCCCCTTCGCGGCCATCGTCCTGCTGGCTGGGCTGCAGTCGATCCCGCAGGAGATGTACGACGCCGCCAAGGTCGACGGCGCCACCTCGTTCCAGACGTTCCGCAACGTCACGCTCCCGTACCTCCGGCCGTCGTTCTTCGTCGCGGGACTCATCACCTGGATGTTCGCGTTCCGGGCGTTCGCCATCCCGTTCTCGACGACGGGCGGCGGCCCGGGCGGGGCGACGGAGACGCTCGCCATCTACATCCACCGGTTCGGGATCCAACTGCTCGACTACGGGTTCGCGTCGGCGGTGGCCGTGTTCCTCGTCGCCGTGACGCTGGTCGTGGCCGCCGGCTACGTGTATTTCATCCTCGAACGGATGGAGGAGATCGAGGTCTGA
- a CDS encoding ABC transporter substrate-binding protein, translating to MASNGMPDRRAVLKLAGTGALASLAGCAGGGGGNGGSNGGGGGNGGNGGTGGDEDFMTAAQQLGLGEGWEQRRIGAASDWPIEARREVPDRQNDTTWTDSGAFQSAVENDVWTPPEGWEDTAAGDVETLQILNHGAANMEFDPATLAAHEMFTEKTGIELDVIEIGVDQANTREQQFLSSEEPMPHAFNVDGILVPVFVEQGYLEVTDALYPEGGYEPYIPALQSLVEWDIGPIMQGTHTYGYPNIGEASMGHLRTDLVEEQGIDPERFQGEWSWDLLEELGEAFAGTDVNAFAYYAGTSTYLAYSFRELLFQQGGRMVQDDGTVVMNSPEAVRVIQKMKEWRDAGYVPSDVISYGEGDIVDLYASGQLAYTTAFSDFIPRLLQEFEPGTQYQVVTPPAANAGPAPTQAGLVAPNTTSINRFSDTGHKLAAMLYGDLKLSYYTQWLEFTYEGNISYMDQVYTDSAENDFVTFGDAMGNAIENGVLELFPQMASVFQQMLSPVQRAIQGSISPQQAMDQVQDFVDSEINN from the coding sequence ATGGCATCGAATGGCATGCCGGACCGACGCGCAGTGCTGAAACTCGCCGGAACTGGCGCGCTCGCATCGCTCGCCGGCTGTGCCGGAGGCGGCGGGGGGAACGGAGGATCGAACGGAGGCGGCGGCGGCAACGGGGGCAACGGCGGCACCGGCGGCGACGAGGACTTCATGACCGCCGCCCAACAGCTCGGGTTGGGGGAAGGGTGGGAGCAGCGGCGCATCGGCGCCGCTTCGGATTGGCCCATCGAGGCGCGGCGGGAGGTGCCGGACCGCCAGAACGACACGACGTGGACGGACAGCGGCGCGTTCCAAAGCGCCGTCGAGAACGACGTGTGGACGCCGCCGGAGGGGTGGGAGGACACGGCCGCCGGCGACGTCGAGACGCTCCAGATCCTCAACCACGGCGCGGCGAACATGGAGTTCGACCCCGCGACGCTGGCGGCCCACGAGATGTTCACCGAGAAGACGGGGATCGAACTGGACGTCATCGAGATCGGCGTCGACCAGGCGAACACGCGCGAACAGCAGTTCCTCTCCTCGGAGGAGCCGATGCCGCACGCGTTCAACGTCGACGGCATCCTCGTCCCGGTGTTCGTCGAGCAGGGGTACCTCGAAGTGACGGACGCCCTGTATCCCGAGGGCGGCTACGAGCCGTACATCCCTGCGCTCCAGAGCCTCGTCGAGTGGGACATCGGTCCCATCATGCAGGGGACCCACACGTACGGCTACCCGAACATCGGCGAGGCGAGCATGGGCCACCTCCGGACGGACCTCGTCGAGGAGCAGGGGATCGACCCCGAGCGGTTCCAGGGCGAGTGGTCGTGGGACCTCCTCGAGGAACTGGGCGAGGCGTTCGCGGGGACCGACGTGAACGCGTTCGCGTACTACGCCGGCACCTCGACGTACCTCGCGTACTCGTTCCGGGAGCTGCTGTTCCAGCAGGGCGGGCGCATGGTACAGGACGACGGGACGGTCGTGATGAACTCGCCGGAGGCGGTGCGCGTCATCCAGAAGATGAAGGAGTGGCGCGACGCGGGCTACGTCCCCAGCGACGTCATCTCCTACGGCGAGGGGGACATCGTCGACCTGTACGCCTCCGGCCAACTGGCGTACACGACCGCCTTCTCCGACTTCATCCCGCGGCTGCTCCAGGAGTTCGAGCCGGGCACCCAGTACCAGGTCGTGACGCCGCCGGCGGCCAACGCCGGTCCCGCGCCGACGCAGGCGGGGCTCGTCGCGCCGAACACGACGAGCATCAACCGGTTCTCCGACACCGGCCACAAACTGGCCGCGATGCTGTACGGCGACCTGAAGCTGAGCTACTACACCCAGTGGCTGGAGTTCACCTACGAGGGGAACATCTCCTACATGGACCAGGTGTACACCGACTCCGCCGAGAACGACTTCGTCACGTTCGGCGACGCGATGGGCAACGCCATCGAGAACGGCGTGCTGGAGCTGTTCCCGCAGATGGCGTCGGTGTTCCAGCAGATGCTCTCGCCGGTCCAGCGGGCGATCCAGGGGTCGATCTCGCCGCAGCAGGCCATGGACCAGGTGCAGGACTTCGTCGACTCGGAGATCAACAACTGA
- a CDS encoding SDR family oxidoreductase yields MEYDIAGNAALVTASSSGLGEASATALAREGVNVVVNGRDEDRLAEAVERIDAAGDGEVVGHAADLTDPDAGAALVEATVEEFGGLDHLVTSAGGPPSGPFLDTTDEDWYAAYDLLVMSVVRTVRAAADPLGADGGGTFVAVTSRSVKEAIDSLVLSNSVRMAVIGLTKTLSRELSPAVRTNAVLPGPHETSRIENLIEAGVERGEYESYEAGLAARGASNPLGRIGDPMELGNTVAFLSSPASGYINGTAIPVEGGLGRSNL; encoded by the coding sequence ATGGAGTACGACATCGCGGGGAACGCGGCGCTCGTGACGGCGTCCAGTAGCGGGCTCGGGGAGGCGTCGGCGACCGCGTTGGCGCGGGAGGGCGTGAACGTGGTCGTGAACGGGCGCGACGAGGACCGACTCGCCGAGGCGGTCGAGCGCATCGACGCCGCCGGCGACGGCGAGGTCGTCGGGCACGCCGCCGACCTCACCGACCCGGACGCGGGGGCGGCGCTGGTCGAGGCGACCGTCGAGGAGTTCGGCGGGCTGGACCACCTCGTGACGAGCGCGGGCGGGCCGCCCAGCGGACCGTTCCTCGACACGACCGACGAGGACTGGTACGCCGCCTACGACCTGCTGGTCATGAGCGTCGTCCGGACGGTGCGGGCGGCCGCGGACCCGCTGGGCGCCGACGGCGGCGGGACGTTCGTCGCCGTGACCTCCCGCAGCGTGAAGGAGGCCATCGACTCGCTGGTGCTGTCGAACTCCGTGCGGATGGCCGTGATCGGGCTGACGAAGACGCTGTCGCGGGAACTGTCCCCGGCGGTGCGCACCAACGCCGTGCTCCCGGGTCCCCACGAGACGAGCCGCATCGAGAACCTCATCGAGGCCGGCGTCGAGCGCGGCGAGTACGAGTCGTACGAGGCCGGGCTGGCGGCGCGCGGCGCGTCGAACCCGCTGGGCCGGATCGGCGACCCGATGGAGTTGGGCAACACCGTCGCGTTCCTCTCCTCGCCGGCGTCGGGCTACATCAACGGCACCGCCATCCCGGTGGAGGGCGGGCTGGGCCGGTCGAACCTCTGA
- a CDS encoding cation:proton antiporter domain-containing protein has product MSAGAGQLIALVAAIIGVGVTAQVLSDRFRLPSIIFLITAGVLLGPEGLGFITQETFGLTGLSTIVGLSVAIIVFEGAFHLRIDKLREAPAATLRLVTIGAVIAFVATTVVVRFALGLDWLVSGLIGALLVATGPTVIAPILEVVPVRDRVATALDTEGIVNDVTAAILAVVIFEAIVTETTAPAALATLFAERLGVGVVVGAVVAGVVYYALRYVDLSPGNAPQNARLLVLAGALVAYGGANYVATEAGIAAVAVAGMLLGNADVPYEAEITEFKGDITLVVLSFVFIALAALLQFENLIALGVGGVVVVVAVMLVIRPALVMLSTVGDRFERNERLFMSFVGPRGIIPASVATLFAVELANEGMTASADALVGTVFLVILATVVLEGGFARQIAERLDVIPMRVLIIGGGKVGRALAERLEDRGENVIVVENDEDVVQTARNAGHTVHIGDGTDTDVLRAAGAENARIVVAATGDDDANLLVAQLAESKFAPETILARANNPDNVEAFEELGVRTVSSVLATAQAIDNYIERPALANWMGEIGRSGDVQEIEVTSEEMAGVTVREIGPELPGGSLIAVVARDGETQVPDADFTLQVGDRVTIIGNRDDVRTAMRQFDPN; this is encoded by the coding sequence ATGTCGGCCGGCGCGGGACAGCTGATCGCGCTCGTCGCCGCCATCATCGGCGTCGGTGTCACCGCACAAGTCCTCTCGGACCGGTTCCGGCTGCCGAGCATCATCTTCCTCATCACCGCGGGCGTCCTGCTCGGCCCGGAGGGGCTGGGGTTCATCACCCAGGAGACGTTCGGGCTGACCGGCCTGTCGACCATCGTCGGGCTGTCGGTCGCGATCATCGTCTTCGAGGGGGCGTTCCACCTCCGGATCGACAAGCTCCGAGAGGCGCCCGCGGCGACGCTGCGGCTCGTCACGATCGGCGCCGTCATCGCGTTCGTCGCGACGACCGTCGTCGTGCGGTTCGCGCTCGGGCTCGACTGGCTCGTCTCCGGGTTGATCGGCGCGCTGCTCGTGGCGACCGGGCCGACCGTGATCGCCCCGATCTTGGAGGTCGTCCCGGTGCGCGACCGCGTCGCCACCGCCCTCGACACCGAGGGGATCGTCAACGACGTGACCGCCGCGATCCTCGCGGTCGTCATCTTCGAGGCCATCGTCACGGAGACGACCGCCCCGGCGGCGCTGGCGACGCTGTTCGCCGAGCGCCTCGGCGTCGGCGTCGTCGTCGGCGCCGTCGTCGCGGGGGTCGTCTACTACGCGCTGCGGTACGTCGACCTCTCGCCGGGCAACGCCCCGCAGAACGCCCGGCTGCTCGTGCTCGCGGGCGCACTCGTCGCCTACGGCGGCGCCAACTACGTCGCCACCGAGGCCGGCATCGCCGCCGTCGCGGTCGCGGGGATGCTGCTGGGCAACGCGGACGTGCCGTACGAGGCGGAGATCACGGAGTTCAAAGGGGACATCACGCTGGTCGTCCTCTCGTTCGTGTTCATCGCGCTGGCGGCGCTGTTGCAGTTCGAGAACCTGATCGCCCTCGGCGTCGGCGGGGTCGTCGTCGTCGTCGCCGTCATGCTGGTGATCCGCCCGGCGCTGGTCATGCTGTCGACGGTCGGCGACCGGTTCGAGCGCAACGAGCGGCTGTTCATGTCGTTCGTCGGCCCGCGCGGCATCATCCCGGCCTCGGTCGCGACGCTGTTCGCGGTCGAGTTGGCGAACGAGGGGATGACGGCGTCGGCCGACGCGCTCGTCGGCACCGTCTTCCTCGTCATCCTCGCGACCGTCGTGTTGGAGGGCGGGTTCGCCAGGCAGATCGCGGAGCGACTCGACGTGATACCAATGAGAGTACTCATCATCGGAGGCGGAAAGGTGGGCCGCGCGCTCGCCGAACGACTGGAGGACCGCGGCGAGAACGTGATCGTCGTCGAGAACGACGAGGACGTGGTCCAGACCGCACGCAACGCGGGCCACACGGTCCACATCGGCGACGGCACCGACACGGACGTGCTCCGTGCGGCCGGCGCCGAGAACGCGCGCATCGTCGTCGCCGCCACCGGGGACGACGACGCGAACCTCCTCGTGGCACAGTTGGCCGAGTCGAAGTTCGCTCCCGAGACGATCCTCGCGCGGGCGAACAACCCGGACAACGTGGAGGCGTTCGAGGAACTGGGCGTCCGCACCGTCTCCTCGGTGTTGGCGACGGCACAGGCCATCGACAACTACATCGAACGCCCGGCGCTGGCCAACTGGATGGGCGAGATCGGTCGCTCCGGCGACGTCCAGGAGATCGAGGTCACGTCCGAGGAGATGGCCGGCGTGACGGTCCGCGAGATCGGCCCCGAACTCCCCGGCGGGAGCCTCATCGCGGTCGTCGCCCGCGACGGCGAGACGCAGGTGCCCGACGCCGACTTCACCCTGCAGGTCGGCGACCGGGTGACGATCATCGGCAACCGCGACGACGTGCGGACGGCGATGCGGCAGTTCGACCCGAACTGA
- a CDS encoding AMP-dependent synthetase/ligase — protein MDWRQAEREYDPGVTRDSLAATFDASAREHADRVAQRYKGGVYDRSLVRAGVVDAAPDGDYADLTYGEMRDLVRRLSAGFRELGVTAGDRVGVFSNTRMEWAHSDFALLGAGAVVTTVYKSSSPTQVRHLLADPGASGVVVENRDLLDRVVSVEDDLQLEFVVLLDGEPHERDDVYTLGEVHDLGSEVDPGDGWVVDRDLDDLASLIYTSGTTGTPKGAELSHRNFLANVDQCMRRFGDRPDKPADVPVIDETTTTLSFLPLAHVFERLAGHFMMYAAGATVAYAESPDTLREDFGLVRPSTATSVPRVYEKLYAAIREQASESSVKERIFNWATDVGREYHRADDPGFGLRARYGLADRLVFSSVKEALGDEIDFFISGGGSLSADLCELYHGMGLPILEGYGLTETSPVVAVNPPEEPKVGTIGHPVYDAEVRVDDEVGAVAGDDGEVGELLVRGPNVFRGYRNLPEETEQAFVEVDGDRWFRTGDVVEIRDDGFIEFRERAKQLLKLSTGKYVPPGAIEDSFAASEYVEQAMVVGDARKFVSAIVVPDLAAVRDWGESEGYDLPADDAALCRDDRVRALIQSEVDRVNESFESHETIKQFRVVPEEFTEDNDLLTPTMKKKRRNILERYADDIGDMYAEA, from the coding sequence ATGGACTGGCGGCAGGCCGAACGCGAGTACGACCCGGGTGTGACCCGGGACTCGCTGGCGGCCACCTTCGACGCGAGCGCCCGTGAGCACGCCGACCGAGTCGCCCAACGCTACAAGGGCGGGGTGTACGACCGCTCGCTCGTCCGCGCGGGCGTCGTCGACGCCGCGCCCGACGGCGACTACGCCGACCTCACGTACGGCGAGATGCGCGACCTCGTCCGCCGGCTGTCGGCGGGCTTTCGCGAACTCGGCGTGACCGCCGGCGACCGCGTCGGGGTGTTCTCGAACACCCGGATGGAGTGGGCGCACTCGGACTTCGCGCTGCTGGGCGCGGGAGCGGTCGTCACGACCGTCTACAAGTCGTCGTCGCCCACCCAAGTGCGGCACCTGCTCGCGGACCCGGGCGCCTCCGGCGTCGTCGTCGAGAACCGCGACCTGCTCGACCGCGTGGTGTCGGTCGAGGACGACCTCCAGTTGGAGTTCGTCGTGCTGCTCGACGGCGAGCCGCACGAGCGCGACGACGTGTACACGCTCGGCGAGGTCCACGACCTCGGCAGCGAGGTCGACCCCGGCGACGGCTGGGTCGTCGACCGCGACCTCGACGACCTCGCGAGCCTCATCTACACTTCCGGCACCACCGGCACCCCGAAGGGCGCGGAGTTGAGCCACCGGAACTTCCTCGCCAACGTCGACCAGTGTATGCGCCGGTTCGGCGACCGGCCGGACAAGCCGGCCGACGTGCCCGTCATCGACGAGACGACGACCACGCTGTCGTTCCTCCCGCTGGCACACGTGTTCGAGCGGCTCGCCGGCCACTTCATGATGTACGCGGCCGGCGCCACCGTCGCGTACGCCGAGTCGCCCGACACGCTCCGGGAGGACTTCGGGCTGGTGCGGCCGTCGACGGCGACGAGCGTCCCTCGCGTCTACGAGAAGCTGTACGCCGCGATCCGCGAGCAGGCGTCGGAGTCGAGCGTGAAAGAACGGATCTTCAACTGGGCGACCGACGTCGGCCGCGAGTACCACCGCGCGGACGACCCCGGTTTCGGGCTGCGCGCCCGCTACGGGTTGGCCGACCGGCTGGTCTTCTCCAGCGTGAAGGAGGCACTCGGCGACGAGATCGACTTCTTCATCTCCGGGGGCGGGTCGCTGTCGGCGGACCTGTGTGAACTGTACCACGGGATGGGGCTGCCCATCCTCGAAGGGTACGGGCTGACCGAGACGTCGCCCGTCGTCGCGGTGAACCCGCCGGAGGAGCCGAAGGTGGGCACCATCGGCCACCCGGTGTACGACGCCGAGGTGCGCGTCGACGACGAAGTGGGCGCCGTCGCGGGCGACGACGGCGAGGTGGGCGAACTGCTCGTGCGCGGCCCGAACGTGTTCCGCGGCTACCGGAACCTCCCCGAGGAGACCGAGCAGGCGTTCGTCGAGGTCGACGGCGACCGCTGGTTCCGCACCGGCGACGTGGTCGAGATCCGCGACGACGGGTTCATCGAGTTCCGCGAGCGCGCCAAACAGCTGCTGAAGCTGTCGACGGGGAAGTACGTCCCGCCGGGCGCCATCGAGGACTCGTTCGCGGCCTCCGAGTACGTCGAGCAGGCGATGGTGGTCGGCGACGCGCGCAAGTTCGTCTCCGCCATCGTCGTCCCGGATCTGGCGGCGGTGCGCGACTGGGGCGAGTCGGAGGGGTACGACCTCCCGGCCGACGACGCGGCGCTGTGTCGCGACGACCGCGTCCGGGCGCTGATCCAGTCGGAGGTCGACCGCGTCAACGAGTCGTTCGAGTCCCACGAGACGATCAAGCAGTTCCGCGTCGTCCCCGAGGAGTTCACCGAGGACAACGACCTGCTCACGCCGACGATGAAGAAGAAGCGGCGCAACATCCTCGAACGGTACGCCGACGACATCGGCGACATGTACGCGGAAGCCTGA
- a CDS encoding MBL fold metallo-hydrolase, protein MEPGEYAPVPGCTDLYYLDTGMYGTANYGSVYLLDADRPAVIDTGIGNNREYLFDALDDLGMRPDWILPTHVHLDHAGGAGFLAERYPDATVTMHESAVEHLVDPTRLVAGTKAAVGDQWSFYVEPEPIDEGRIEPLSGGETLDLGDRELDVHHAPGHAPHQVVFHDRGDDVVFTADAAGIYVPALDAIRQTSPPSRFDLHGCQADADTIRELDPRYLCFGHFGPKEFRDEDLAEYKRTLAEWVEAVRQKREELGDDDAVIQYFADHAPDDHVEVWGERKAREEEKMNTRGVLGYLDYMETQGKTV, encoded by the coding sequence ATCGAGCCAGGCGAGTACGCGCCCGTACCCGGCTGTACGGACCTGTACTACCTCGACACCGGCATGTACGGCACGGCGAACTACGGCTCGGTGTACCTCCTCGACGCCGACCGGCCGGCCGTGATCGACACCGGGATCGGCAACAACCGCGAGTACCTGTTCGACGCGCTCGACGACCTCGGGATGCGTCCCGACTGGATCCTGCCGACCCACGTCCACCTCGACCACGCCGGCGGCGCGGGGTTCCTCGCCGAGCGCTACCCCGACGCGACGGTGACGATGCACGAGTCCGCAGTCGAACACCTCGTCGACCCGACGCGCCTCGTCGCCGGCACGAAGGCCGCCGTCGGCGACCAGTGGTCGTTCTACGTCGAGCCGGAGCCGATCGACGAGGGACGGATCGAACCGCTCTCGGGCGGGGAGACGCTGGATCTGGGCGACCGCGAACTCGACGTCCACCACGCGCCGGGGCACGCGCCCCACCAGGTGGTGTTCCACGACCGCGGCGACGACGTGGTGTTCACGGCCGACGCCGCCGGCATCTACGTCCCCGCGCTCGACGCGATCAGACAGACCTCCCCGCCCTCCCGGTTCGACCTCCACGGCTGTCAGGCCGACGCCGACACGATCCGCGAGCTGGACCCGCGCTACCTCTGTTTCGGTCACTTCGGGCCGAAGGAGTTCCGCGACGAGGACCTCGCCGAGTACAAGCGCACCCTCGCCGAGTGGGTCGAGGCGGTCCGGCAGAAGCGCGAGGAACTGGGCGACGACGACGCCGTGATCCAGTACTTCGCCGACCACGCGCCGGACGACCACGTCGAGGTGTGGGGCGAGCGCAAGGCCCGCGAGGAGGAGAAGATGAACACCCGCGGCGTCCTCGGCTACCTCGACTACATGGAGACACAGGGGAAGACGGTGTAG